From the genome of Pseudomonas sp. AB6, one region includes:
- a CDS encoding WbqC family protein, translated as MVRTIAIMQPYLFPYLGYFQLIAAADVFVLGDDLQYIRSGWVNRNRILTHDEATLVTFPLKRDRFDMPINQRQLGDTFDEEAHRLIAVITQSYAKAPYFAQVMPLLERLLKFPVKNLALYIEHSIREICTYLHIGTPILRSSDLQIGTPTDKQDRVLRIVQTFSCDRYLNPIGGIELYDPEYFAQNGIFLQFFKMDSIEYRQFKRPFVGNLSIIDVLMFNCVEHVQELLNCYCVFSGAKQEPVKRMTATG; from the coding sequence ATGGTCCGGACCATCGCCATAATGCAGCCGTACCTGTTTCCTTACTTGGGCTACTTTCAACTTATTGCTGCCGCGGATGTATTCGTCTTGGGTGACGACTTGCAGTACATCCGCTCTGGGTGGGTTAATCGCAATCGAATTCTTACCCATGACGAGGCAACCTTGGTTACGTTTCCGCTGAAGCGTGACCGGTTTGACATGCCCATCAATCAGCGCCAGTTGGGTGACACATTTGACGAAGAAGCGCACCGCCTGATTGCCGTGATTACACAAAGTTACGCCAAAGCGCCCTACTTCGCTCAGGTCATGCCGCTACTGGAACGACTGCTCAAGTTTCCAGTTAAAAACCTGGCGCTCTACATCGAACACTCGATTAGGGAAATTTGCACTTACCTGCACATAGGAACGCCGATTTTGCGCAGCTCCGATTTGCAGATCGGCACACCCACTGATAAACAAGATCGAGTGCTGCGAATCGTGCAAACTTTTTCCTGTGATCGCTATCTCAATCCTATTGGCGGAATAGAACTGTACGACCCTGAATACTTCGCTCAAAACGGTATTTTTTTGCAGTTTTTCAAGATGGACTCTATTGAGTACCGCCAATTCAAACGACCCTTTGTGGGCAATCTGTCGATTATTGATGTCCTGATGTTCAACTGTGTCGAGCATGTACAAGAGCTCTTGAATTGCTATTGCGTCTTTAGCGGCGCGAAGCAGGAGCCTGTGAAACGGATGACAGCTACGGGATGA
- a CDS encoding polysaccharide biosynthesis tyrosine autokinase, translating to MTVMNRPALDYYQDTKIDLATVLRTLFDHKGLIASIVSVFLLVGLAYALLATPIYQGNAMIQIEPKKIGIEGTPEVNNKPLSVSQATTEIELIKSRAVLGKVVEDLKLNIIQRPNYFPVFGAYMARTFKPDMPGALAEPVFGLRNYAWGGEHIDVFQLEVSDALLGQKLTLVANGADAFSLFDKDGGVLLNGQTNQTVEGNGVKIQIATLKARPGTEFTLIKQRTLTSALDYQSRLTITEAGKDSGIIYLSIQDPDPVQAKTILDEVSHLYVRQNVERSSAEAAQRLEFLRSQLPLVRKQLEQSEQALNAFQASAKSVDLSIETKSVLDQVVNLDSMLSELKLKRVEIERLYTPEHPTYRALMTQMGQLESQKQALLKKIQALPVTQQELLRLTRDMQVTTQTYTLLLNKSQEQDILRAGSIGNVRIIDNADANVEEPAKPMRKLIVALATLLGVLVAVIVVFLRQAFYRGVDNPEIIENLGMPVYASLPYSRQQERLEKNNQSRAAKLLSVSEPTELAVESLRSLRTSLHFAMLEARNNVLMISSPTPASGKSFVSSNLAVIIAQTGKRVLLIDADMRKGYLHKIFGLQPKHGLSDTLAARLTSKDVINATEVPNLDLISCGFAAPNPSELLMHDNFNKLLADLAPLYDLVIVDTPPILAVTDATLVGRQAGTTLLVTRFGLTSVKEIEACKRRLGQNGVVIKGAIFNGVLRKASTASYDCAAYGYDYSPTRK from the coding sequence ATGACCGTCATGAACCGCCCTGCGCTGGACTATTACCAAGACACCAAGATCGATTTGGCGACCGTCTTGCGTACCTTGTTTGATCACAAGGGTCTAATTGCGTCGATTGTTAGCGTTTTTCTGCTGGTTGGCTTGGCATACGCTTTGTTGGCGACGCCCATCTACCAGGGCAACGCAATGATTCAGATCGAGCCGAAAAAAATTGGCATAGAAGGTACCCCTGAGGTCAATAACAAACCGTTGTCAGTCTCCCAGGCCACCACCGAAATCGAATTGATCAAGTCCCGAGCGGTGTTGGGCAAAGTAGTTGAAGACCTCAAGCTCAATATTATTCAAAGGCCTAACTACTTTCCTGTGTTCGGCGCCTACATGGCCCGCACGTTCAAACCCGACATGCCGGGTGCTTTGGCAGAACCGGTATTTGGTCTGCGGAACTACGCCTGGGGCGGTGAGCACATTGATGTCTTTCAATTGGAAGTTTCGGATGCCTTACTTGGCCAAAAGCTGACCCTTGTTGCCAACGGCGCCGATGCGTTTTCGCTGTTTGACAAAGACGGTGGCGTGCTGCTCAACGGACAAACCAATCAGACCGTCGAAGGCAATGGCGTAAAAATACAGATCGCCACGCTCAAGGCCCGACCAGGTACAGAGTTCACCCTGATTAAGCAACGTACATTGACCAGCGCGTTGGACTATCAGTCACGCCTGACCATCACCGAAGCGGGTAAAGATTCAGGGATCATCTACTTGTCGATCCAGGACCCGGACCCGGTTCAGGCTAAAACGATTCTTGACGAAGTCAGTCACCTGTATGTTCGCCAGAACGTCGAACGCAGTTCGGCGGAAGCCGCTCAGCGCCTGGAATTTTTGCGCTCGCAATTGCCGCTGGTTCGCAAACAGTTAGAGCAGTCAGAACAAGCTTTGAACGCTTTCCAGGCCAGCGCCAAGTCGGTGGACCTGAGCATTGAAACAAAGTCGGTGCTTGATCAAGTCGTCAATCTGGACTCTATGCTGTCTGAGCTGAAACTAAAACGTGTCGAAATTGAACGCCTGTATACCCCTGAACACCCAACCTATCGAGCGCTAATGACGCAGATGGGCCAACTTGAATCTCAGAAACAAGCCTTACTGAAAAAAATTCAGGCACTACCCGTTACCCAGCAAGAACTGCTACGCCTGACTCGTGACATGCAAGTAACTACACAGACCTACACGCTTCTGCTGAACAAGAGCCAGGAGCAGGACATTCTTCGCGCTGGCAGCATCGGTAATGTGCGCATTATCGACAACGCTGATGCTAATGTTGAAGAGCCTGCAAAGCCTATGCGCAAGCTGATCGTGGCCCTCGCAACCTTACTCGGTGTTCTGGTAGCGGTCATCGTAGTGTTTTTGCGCCAAGCTTTTTATCGCGGTGTCGACAATCCGGAAATCATCGAAAACTTGGGTATGCCGGTGTACGCCTCGTTGCCGTATTCGCGCCAACAAGAGCGTCTGGAGAAGAACAATCAAAGTCGCGCTGCAAAACTGCTAAGCGTGTCCGAGCCTACCGAACTCGCCGTCGAATCGCTGCGCAGCCTTCGTACCAGTCTGCACTTCGCGATGCTTGAAGCGCGCAACAATGTGTTGATGATTTCCAGCCCGACGCCAGCATCGGGCAAGTCGTTTGTATCGAGCAATCTGGCAGTGATCATCGCTCAAACCGGTAAACGGGTATTGCTGATTGATGCGGATATGCGCAAAGGCTACCTGCATAAAATATTCGGTTTGCAACCAAAGCACGGACTGTCCGACACACTAGCTGCGCGTTTGACCAGTAAAGACGTGATCAACGCGACTGAAGTACCTAATCTGGATTTGATCTCCTGCGGCTTTGCTGCGCCGAATCCATCCGAGCTATTGATGCATGACAACTTCAACAAACTGCTTGCCGACCTCGCTCCACTGTATGACCTAGTGATAGTCGATACGCCGCCGATTCTAGCGGTCACTGATGCGACACTGGTCGGACGTCAGGCTGGCACAACGCTGTTGGTAACCCGCTTTGGTCTGACCTCGGTCAAGGAAATCGAAGCCTGCAAGCGCCGACTTGGCCAAAATGGCGTGGTCATCAAAGGCGCCATTTTCAACGGCGTGCTGCGCAAGGCTTCAACTGCCTCATATGACTGCGCAGCCTACGGCTACGATTACAGCCCGACTCGAAAGTGA
- a CDS encoding low molecular weight protein-tyrosine-phosphatase — MFNNLLVICVGNICRSPMAEAMFRQRLSSPDVQISSAGIHAMLASPMDPLAREVLKKHHITAHKHRARQVDRKMLHDAELILSMENEQLQNILKLAPEVRGKTFLIGKWQHELEIDDPYRRPKLAFEQTFEHLSRCVDDWLPYLQSGVIR, encoded by the coding sequence ATGTTCAATAATTTGCTGGTTATTTGCGTCGGCAACATTTGCCGCAGCCCGATGGCTGAAGCGATGTTCCGCCAGCGCCTATCATCGCCCGATGTCCAGATATCATCGGCGGGTATACACGCAATGCTCGCCTCGCCCATGGACCCGCTGGCCCGGGAGGTGTTGAAAAAACATCACATTACAGCGCACAAGCATAGAGCCCGGCAGGTTGATCGAAAGATGCTACATGACGCCGAACTCATTTTGTCGATGGAGAACGAGCAACTACAAAACATCTTGAAACTGGCCCCTGAGGTACGTGGCAAGACGTTTTTAATTGGCAAATGGCAACACGAACTGGAAATAGACGACCCCTACCGGCGCCCGAAATTAGCCTTCGAACAGACCTTCGAGCACCTGTCGCGTTGTGTCGATGACTGGCTTCCTTATCTACAGTCAGGAGTAATCCGATAA
- a CDS encoding glycosyltransferase family 2 protein encodes MDATVNTSTSELPKALSEQPPVVPLLSIVCPTYNQVGFITQTIESFLAQKTNFPIEILINDDASTDGTTQIVEQYAARYPTIIRAFYHRVNQYSKGNLCTPGLFKEARGKYIAYCEGDDYWTDTRKLQVQVDFLESHPDYVLTYHDAMSFDSEGERGIQLLGNLRADATAVELQRAREISTLTTCFRNVFHELPPELWLAPLNDLCWWSLLGAHGKGKFLEEIKPAMYRIHLGGVFSMRSHQRKLHMSLQTCSSLANYYNRIGNQAMYEYFLIQVFSLSISAISPLHKLQALLLVARNISVNLSKRLMLSVRKGHVQ; translated from the coding sequence ATGGATGCCACTGTGAACACTTCAACCTCTGAACTACCCAAAGCGCTGTCTGAACAGCCGCCCGTTGTGCCGCTGCTAAGCATCGTTTGTCCCACCTACAATCAAGTCGGGTTCATCACTCAAACGATAGAGAGTTTTCTGGCGCAAAAAACTAATTTCCCGATCGAAATTTTGATAAACGATGACGCTTCGACTGATGGCACCACACAAATCGTAGAACAATATGCCGCCAGGTATCCGACGATCATCCGGGCGTTCTACCACCGGGTGAACCAATACTCAAAAGGCAACTTGTGCACGCCCGGGCTGTTTAAAGAGGCTCGAGGCAAGTACATCGCATACTGCGAAGGCGATGATTACTGGACTGACACGCGCAAGTTGCAGGTTCAGGTGGACTTCCTTGAGAGCCATCCTGATTACGTGCTGACCTATCACGACGCAATGTCTTTCGACAGCGAAGGCGAGCGTGGTATCCAGCTACTAGGCAATCTTCGCGCCGATGCCACCGCTGTCGAACTGCAAAGAGCCAGAGAAATCTCGACACTCACGACATGTTTTCGAAACGTCTTTCATGAACTACCGCCAGAACTGTGGTTAGCGCCGCTCAATGACCTATGTTGGTGGTCGCTGCTGGGTGCGCATGGCAAGGGAAAGTTTCTCGAAGAGATCAAGCCAGCCATGTACCGCATACACCTTGGCGGCGTCTTCTCGATGCGCTCACACCAACGAAAATTACACATGAGCCTGCAGACGTGCTCAAGCCTTGCCAACTACTACAACCGTATCGGCAATCAGGCAATGTACGAGTACTTCTTGATTCAAGTGTTTAGCCTATCGATTTCGGCTATTTCTCCACTGCATAAGTTACAAGCGCTGCTGTTAGTCGCTCGTAACATCAGCGTCAATCTCAGCAAGCGGCTCATGCTGTCGGTTAGAAAAGGTCATGTTCAATAA